The Falco peregrinus isolate bFalPer1 chromosome 1, bFalPer1.pri, whole genome shotgun sequence genome has a window encoding:
- the LOC129783866 gene encoding golgin subfamily A member 2-like, with the protein MKELEDLKQELYKQSKSSEEIKQQNAELSQKIRCLSSKISAKDLHMDDLHQKLDMAERRIQQLSGSVHQLQTERDHYVKKLKEVRRMWQQ; encoded by the exons ATGAAGGAGCTAGAAGACCTGAAACAGGAGCTGTACAAACAAAG caaaagcagtgaggaaataaagcagcagaatgCAGAGCTGTCACAGAAGATTCGCTGCCTGTCTTCCAAGATCTCAGCTAAGGATTTGCATATGGACGATTTGCATCAGAAACTGGACATGGCTGAACGGAGGATCCAACAG ctcTCAGGGTCAGTTCACCAGCTCCAGACAGAAAGAGATCACTATGTAAAGAAACTGAAGGAGGTGCGGAGAATGTGGCAGCAGTAG